The Vigna radiata var. radiata cultivar VC1973A chromosome 6, Vradiata_ver6, whole genome shotgun sequence DNA segment gtttttaaaactatactattttaatataacataaGTATAAGCAGTCATACTATGCTTACATTCATTTagtcataataaataataaattctttaCATGTCAATGAAAGGGCAGCAAAATTGATTAATTGcactttaagaaaaaaacagaaaagaagaggagaggGAAAGACCTCAAGAGCAGAAAGACGACGCATAGGAAAAAGTAAAGgactttctttcatttctttcctAGTCTGCAACCTCTCATAGCATCCAAAACCGTCACGCAGTCTCAATCCCAAACCGTAGTTTCTGAAAAGAGAATTTGATTTGAGAATAGCAGAGAACTGAATAGCAAtgggaagagaagaagagatcTCAACCTCATCCTGCAAAGACATTCCCAATCTCCTATCATCATTTGTTGACACCTTCGTGGATTTTTCAGTCAGCGGTCTCTTCCTTCCTCCGCCGCCGCCATCTCCTCCGCCCCTCCCAACTCGCCTTCCCTCGTCGCCTCGCCTGGTCGCCATTGGCGACCTCCACGGCGACCTCGAGAAGTCCAAGCAGGCCTTGCGCCTCGCGGGCCTCATCGACAAGGACGATGTCTACATCGGCGGCTCCACGACTGTGGTGCAGGTCGGGGACGTCTTGGACCGTGGTGGCGATGAGCTGAAGATCTTCTACTTCCTAGAGAAGCTAAAGCGTGAGGCGGCGCGGAGCGGAGGCAGAATCATCACCATGCACGGCAATCACGAAATCATGAACGTTGAGGGCGATTTCCGCTTCGCAACAGAATCCGGCATTGAGGAATTTAGGGTTTGGTGGGAGTGGTTCCAAGTTGGGAACAAAATCAAGAGCCTTTGCCACGGTTTGGAAAAGCCGAACGACCCAATGAGAGGCGTTCCCTCGTCGTTCCGCGGAGTGAGGAAAGAGTTCCATGATGGGTTTCGGGCCCGGGTCGCGGCTTTGCGGCCCAATGGCCCAATTGCAAAAAGGTTTCTGTCTGAGAACGTCACCGTTTTGGTCGTTGGGGATTCTATTTTCGTGCACGGTGGATTGTTGACCGAACACACTTCTTACGGTTTGGAGAAGATTAACGAGGAGGTTCGCGATTGGGTTAAAGGGTTGACCGGTCACTTTGCGCCCCAGTATTGTCGGACCGCAGATAGTCTTCTATGGTTGAGGAAATTCTCGCGTAGCAAGGTGGAGCAATGTGATTGTTCCACCCTTGAACATGTTTTGGCCACGGTTCCTGGTGTTAAGAGGATGATAATGGGGCACAGTATTCAGAGGGTTGGAATTAACGGCACCTGCGACGACAAGGCTATCCGAATCGATGTGGGTTTGTCGAAGGGGTGTGGTGACGGTTTGCCTGAGGTTTTGGAGATTACCGGAAATTCCGGGTTAAGGATATTAACGGCCAATCCCTTATATCAGAAAAAGGCTACGGTGGATGTTGGAAAGGAACAAGGGCTCGGAATGTTGCTTGGGGAACAGGGTGGACCCAAGCAAGTCGAAGTCCAGGCTTAAAGAATGATAGTGGATTGCGTATACCATCATTGATTAGTATGTCATTATTTCCAATCACTCTGTATCATTGTAGACTATTAGTATGTTTGGATTTGCTTTTGAATTTACACATCCATATTTCATGTATGAAAAAATggcaattatttaaaatattttcaacttaAGTTCATCACCTTTTACATCTGAAAGGAAACTAAACATGGATATGCATACATGGATTTGGTTGGTTGAATTTTATAATGTGTAAATTACTTTTCAGTCATCTTGGTGCAAGGGTAAAGTTTGGTCTAGGTCACCCCAAACAAAACTTATTTTTGCAAAGTAcagaaataagaaagaatatcaCGGTAAAAAAAGGAAAGTGTGGTTTCTTCAGAAAAGGAAAATTCTTATCAATATAGTCTTCTAGTTACCCACCCAGCCCTTAAAGTCATAAGGGCAATAGGATCAGGAGTGCTTAAATGAGGGTTTACTTTGTTCGACTGGAAAACTTAACCAATTATCATAAACTGTTCTTACAAGCTATCAATGTCTCCAAATGTTAGTGCAGAAAGTTTTCAGCTAGTGTCCATGATGATCTTTAGATAGTGTCTGGATCGAGATAAGAGGTGAATACCCGCAAAACATGTTCAAGTACGTTAAGGTTTGAACAATAATAGTTATTAATGAATAGTATCTATCTTGTATtcattgtatttataatttttttcaatggaCATTTTTCTGAATTGGCCTTGATTACTGTGCTCCCATAATTTTATTGTCTGACTAATGTCCTAACTACCGTCTTTAGTCATTGATCTTAATCAAATGTTGTAATTATACTATTGGGATGTTTAGCTGTTGTGACTCTGTCAAACCATAGCATGTAATGCACTTAGCTATTGTAGTTGTTCCGACATCTTTTTGAAACTTGGTGTACATAAGCAATTGATGTATTTTGATTAGAATGAACTGCTAAGATTATAAAAACTTCTCGCTGCTATTTACAAGGACTCCCCAATCCTAGGTTGGTTGAGCTTAAGTCCTTCACTAATTTGTTTACTTGCATTGGATTTATAATTGGTGATGGACTGAGCGAAATTTAAACAAAAGTTAAGAgatcaaattaattttgtggTAATAAATAATCGACTTTTTGTGTTAGCTCGTAATGGGTTACCAGTCAGTAAAACTCGGAGGGATGCTTCCtgtcaaaatatttataatactgATTTATTTAGGTAGTTttgattgaatatatttttgtaaagttCCACAGTCTTGAGTTTTTTTTACTACCTGCATCTTATTCTTCACTGATTTGTAGTTTGGATTATTCTTCTTTTACATTCTTTCCTTCCCTCTTACCTCACGGTTGATTGGTGGTCCTTCTTCTGTTATATTTgacaaaattgtaattaattattacatgggtgatgcttttcttttgaaatGCATGAGTTG contains these protein-coding regions:
- the LOC106763984 gene encoding shewanella-like protein phosphatase 2 encodes the protein MGREEEISTSSCKDIPNLLSSFVDTFVDFSVSGLFLPPPPPSPPPLPTRLPSSPRLVAIGDLHGDLEKSKQALRLAGLIDKDDVYIGGSTTVVQVGDVLDRGGDELKIFYFLEKLKREAARSGGRIITMHGNHEIMNVEGDFRFATESGIEEFRVWWEWFQVGNKIKSLCHGLEKPNDPMRGVPSSFRGVRKEFHDGFRARVAALRPNGPIAKRFLSENVTVLVVGDSIFVHGGLLTEHTSYGLEKINEEVRDWVKGLTGHFAPQYCRTADSLLWLRKFSRSKVEQCDCSTLEHVLATVPGVKRMIMGHSIQRVGINGTCDDKAIRIDVGLSKGCGDGLPEVLEITGNSGLRILTANPLYQKKATVDVGKEQGLGMLLGEQGGPKQVEVQA